GTCCCATACATTAAATCTAAGCTATTATGATGGAGGGCTTGATGCAGCTATTGAATATGGGCTGGCTGACTTGGTATTTAAAAATAATTATGATTTTCCTATTCTAATAAAGGGGTATTATTCTGAAGGACAAGTTAATTTTGAAATTTGGGGCGATACAAATGTTAAGAATTATGAAGTCAGTCTATTTTCTGAACTACAATACAATATTCCATATAGCACAGAATACGTACATGACGATACATTGGCTCCCGGTACTAGCAAAACGAAAACAGCGGGCGTAACCGGATCATACTATGAAGCATACCGTAAGAATGAATCGACAGGTGAAGTCGAGCATATTGGAGGAACTTATTATCCGGCCGTTAATGAAGTAATTCTGAAAGGACCTGATGCACCGGAACCTGCACCCGCGGAACCTGAGCCTGCACCTGCACCTGACCCGGCACCTGAGGAACCATCGGAACCGGAAGAAACGACAGAATCGTCTGATAATGATTAAAGAGAGCCTAGGCTCTCTTTTTATTTAAATAACAGTAAAAATAGCTATATAATCGGAAAAGTCATCTTGTAAATATTTACAAAATATGTTAGGATTTAACTATAGAATTTCATTTTTCAAGGGGGAAACAATGAAAAAATACGGAAAGATGAGTTATATTGTCATCATCTTAATATTTGTATTGATAGGGACGGGTTGTCTACCGATACAAGCAATTCCAAATGGAACAAATGCGGCAGTGGCATCGTCCGAAAAGTTAAAACAAAGCGACTTAAATGATTGGCAGCTTATACATTCTCTTAATATTTACGAAGGTGTAACAATTAATGGACAAGATGTTTCGAATAACAATAGATTAAATGTAATTGAATTACTAAAGAAAGAAAATGATTCAAAATTAGACAGTACAATTCTCGATTTTGAGTTCGAGAATTTCAAATACTCTTATACTTTAAGAGAACTGGGTTATGATTTTGATTATGAAAAGGCTTCTACCGAGGCTTACAAACTTGGAAGAGGTATTGATGATGAACAGGAGAGATTGGCAAAAATCAGTGAATTAAAAGAAAATCCTGTCGATATTGAGATGACATATACTACTAATCCAGAACTGTTCAATGAAAAAATGGAACAGATTTATAATGATATATATGTTGAAGTTGTGAACGGAAAGTTTGAGTATGATTCTGAAAACGATAAAGTAGTAGCAAAAGAAGGAAAAGACGGTCGAGAAGTAGATAGAGAAGCTCTGGCAAAAAGTATAAATGAAAAACTGAATACCGGTGGTAAAATTGAGATTCCGGTGACTGCTATTAAAGTGGATCCAGCGTATATTGCCAAAGCAGATAGAGTCAATGGCGTAATCGGTTCAGCAGAGTCGTATTTTAACGGACATTATTGGTCAAGAGCAAAAAATGTTGAGGTATCTACAAGATATCTTAATGGTGTGGTTATAGGACCGGGAGAGACATTCAGTGTCAATAACTACTTGGGAGATACGACTCCGGATAAAGGATATGAGATGGCCGTCGTAATAGTTGGCGATGAAGAAGTACCGGGATATGGCGGTGGAGTATGCCAAACATCAACTGCTCTTTATCAAGCAGCACTTAGAGCTGACCTTCAAATAGTCAACCGCTCAGGACATACAATGAAAATGCCTTATGCAGCCGGTGGCTTGGATGCAACTGTAGACTATGGTTTAGCGGATTTTGCATTTAGAAATCAATTTGACTTCCCGATATTAATCAAAACATATCATGAGTTTGGAAGAATTTATTTTGAAATTTGGGGAGATTCTACAGTTAAAAATTATGAAGTAAGCATTTATAATGAGTATTTATACTCAATACCTTATAGCACTAACTATATACATGACAGTTCACTAGAAAAAGGTCAAGAAGTTGTGAAAACAGAAGGAGTTACAGGTGAAGCATATGCCGCTTATAGAAGAAATGAAGCAACCGGAAATGTTGAAGAACTGGGAATAACGGTTTATCGTGCTATTAATAAAGTAGTTAGAAGAAATCAATAATAAAAAAACTGGAGAATTCATGAAAATAAAAGCTTTTGCAACAGATTTAGATGGAACATTACTATATAAAAATGAAATCTCACAATCGAATTTAAAGGCTATCGAGTCGCTTAAAGAAAGCGGTGTGATACCTATATTTGTAACGGGCAGAATTTATACTTCAGCTCTTTACTATGCAAAAAAGCATGGTCTAAACATACCCATTATTGGATGTAATGGAGCTGTGGTTGCGAATGTCGAAGGTGAAATAATTAGTTATAATCCGATTGAAGATGAAGTCAGTATGAAGATTGCGGAATTATGTAATAAAAATAATTTATACTATCATTTTTATGATTTAAATACTTTTTACTCTAGGGTTATGAGAGCAAATAGAATTAAACATTTGACCAAGAGTATGGACGAGGATATCTTATTTCAAGTTGATATGATGTTTTCAGATAATGCAATATATAGAGCCATTGAAAGAGGAGAAGGTATAGCAAAATTCGTTATCAATGTTTCCGAAGAAAAAGTGGAAGAGCTCTTTAGCAGTTTGGATTTAAGTAAAATAGAGATAACGAAATCAGGTCCACATTCAATAGAGATAATGAAGTCAGGTATCACAAAATATAAAGGGCTGGAAATATTGGCAGATTATTATGATTTAAACATAAATCAGATTGCGGCAATAGGTGATTACGATAATGACATACCTATGATTGAAAATGCAGGATACGGAATTGCTATGGATAATGCTCTTGAGAGCGTTAAAGAACATGCAGATTACATCACGCTTAGCAATGTAGATGATGGTGTATCTGCCGCAATAAAACACTTATATGAAGAGGGTTTAATATGATAAATATATGTTTACATCAACCCGAGATGCCTTCTAATACCGGCAATATAGGTAGATCTTGTTTGCTAACAGGTTCAAGACTGCATTTAATCAGACCATATGCTTTTAAATTGGATGACAAGTCCCTCAAAAGAGCAGGTATGGACTATTGGAAAGATATTGATTTGGTTATCCATGACAGCTATGAAGAATTTCGTATATATACAGAAGGAAAGAGAGTCCTCTATTCAACTACAAAAGCTCATAAATATTATAATCAAGTTAAATTTGAGGACGGAGATTTTATTGTCTTTGGATGTGAGTCAAGTGGTTTACCCGAAGAAGTATTGAATTCCGGGGACGGAGAATGTATTAAGATTCCGATGATTAATAATACAGACAGAAGTTTAAACCTGGCTAATTCTGCTAATATAATACTT
The sequence above is a segment of the Peptoniphilaceae bacterium AMB_02 genome. Coding sequences within it:
- a CDS encoding tRNA (cytidine(34)-2'-O)-methyltransferase; the encoded protein is MINICLHQPEMPSNTGNIGRSCLLTGSRLHLIRPYAFKLDDKSLKRAGMDYWKDIDLVIHDSYEEFRIYTEGKRVLYSTTKAHKYYNQVKFEDGDFIVFGCESSGLPEEVLNSGDGECIKIPMINNTDRSLNLANSANIILFEALRQLDFPGMD
- a CDS encoding VanW family protein yields the protein MKKYGKMSYIVIILIFVLIGTGCLPIQAIPNGTNAAVASSEKLKQSDLNDWQLIHSLNIYEGVTINGQDVSNNNRLNVIELLKKENDSKLDSTILDFEFENFKYSYTLRELGYDFDYEKASTEAYKLGRGIDDEQERLAKISELKENPVDIEMTYTTNPELFNEKMEQIYNDIYVEVVNGKFEYDSENDKVVAKEGKDGREVDREALAKSINEKLNTGGKIEIPVTAIKVDPAYIAKADRVNGVIGSAESYFNGHYWSRAKNVEVSTRYLNGVVIGPGETFSVNNYLGDTTPDKGYEMAVVIVGDEEVPGYGGGVCQTSTALYQAALRADLQIVNRSGHTMKMPYAAGGLDATVDYGLADFAFRNQFDFPILIKTYHEFGRIYFEIWGDSTVKNYEVSIYNEYLYSIPYSTNYIHDSSLEKGQEVVKTEGVTGEAYAAYRRNEATGNVEELGITVYRAINKVVRRNQ
- a CDS encoding Cof-type HAD-IIB family hydrolase translates to MKIKAFATDLDGTLLYKNEISQSNLKAIESLKESGVIPIFVTGRIYTSALYYAKKHGLNIPIIGCNGAVVANVEGEIISYNPIEDEVSMKIAELCNKNNLYYHFYDLNTFYSRVMRANRIKHLTKSMDEDILFQVDMMFSDNAIYRAIERGEGIAKFVINVSEEKVEELFSSLDLSKIEITKSGPHSIEIMKSGITKYKGLEILADYYDLNINQIAAIGDYDNDIPMIENAGYGIAMDNALESVKEHADYITLSNVDDGVSAAIKHLYEEGLI